From a single Solanum dulcamara chromosome 4, daSolDulc1.2, whole genome shotgun sequence genomic region:
- the LOC129886479 gene encoding uncharacterized protein LOC129886479 isoform X1, whose amino-acid sequence MSEQAKVRLVRCPKCENLLPELTDYSVYQCGGCGAVLRVTAKNKNGELDKFVDKSEEETVGGIVEKPENFDLSEKKLMNMADGSGYDVKSNTNSSSTRERRRALRDAPETYRTNLRNVADNWVNEDDRVMYKTSIDEQKQENMANEFEPFDSQNGKEIENRGIGRVTPYRSSRQRSEAGVLPRSIRANREDMRYSSSINSEEDRLRYSSGSIYDSDKRLYRKDVVGFNQDEEIQENMAKEFELFDSQNGQEIESRRTGRVPDWRSKERSEVEVLPRARRVDPEGVRYASSINSEEGPSGYWSGSNYDNDKRLYRKDVDEFSQVDCPFDERAELLRKFDELKEKLSRFGDVSELPNEKVPLERRMAHHEGYGNPIDRFPESSTRIMNGSLAQNHVSGERPPYLNHYNAPSPFMNAHDMDDGGFYPPRDHIQGYGGPRRFQFLGGDPYQAPSPFQLQPSHAHFSGRSMDNEIPPTDPYRPYPPQANPHHPSCNCFHCCNVNQIRRRGPPNAFGEKRFSDISQNPMFYRHQNSGAFGKQDYNPQNVNPLPLKSQNPQSQMAHSGDLNAAVGGYARRLPPRGQPSGQLCLPVAGGAPFLTCFNCFQLLQLPKEVFHGGKRQKMKCGSCSAVMIIAVSDNKLSVSIAEQVDKSTNKMGHQHRVMSNEGNRYSNGHTNRPSMTFSSEDYDTSKYDFHAMDQELRSLSTGRGSSLKSAEMRSLCSTSSRSSTEEGSINKFAATMEKSDPELPMKGKESPPPAGSPLQEYFDHSNKYHVANRLDHGNRSARSDAEKLMQKKTTSEQNSSKDLAVATEMDIPSNEYGNTSSSLGSGVYSKEADQLKATKASFFSGIIKNSFKEFSRSDSSEGEKANITVNGHLIPDRLIKRAEKRAGPIQPGHYWYDFRAGFWGVIGGPCLGIIPPFIEEFNYPMPDNCAGGSTGVFVNGRELNPKDLRLLASRGLPADRDGSYILEISGRVLDEDSGVELECLGKLAPTVEKAKRGFGMRPPKVEA is encoded by the exons ATGTCTGAACAAGCAAAGGTTCGTTTGGTTCGTTGTCCAAAGTGTGAGAATTTGCTACCGGAGCTCACTGATTATTCTGTTTACCAGTGTGGTGGTTGTGGTGCTGTTTTACGAG TTAcagctaaaaataaaaatggggaGTTGGATAAATTTGTAGACAAGTCTGAAGAAGAAACTGTGGGAGGAATTGTGGAGAAGCCTGAGAATTTTGATCTTTCAGAGAAGAAACTTATGAACATGGCTGATGGTTCCGGGTATGATGTCAAGTCAAATACTAATTCATCCAGCACAAGGGAGAGAAGGAGGGCCTTGCGCGATGCACCTGAAACTTACAGGACTAATTTGAGGAATGTTGCTGATAATTGGGTTAATGAGGATGACAGGGTGATGTATAAGACTAGCATTGatgaacaaaaacaagaaaatatggCCAACGAGTTTGAACCTTTTGACTCTCAGAATggaaaagaaattgaaaaccgAGGAATAGGCCGAGTTACTCCATATAGGAGTAGTAGGCAGAGAAGTGAGGCAGGGGTGTTGCCTAGGTCTATAAGAGCTAATCGTGAAGATATGAGGTATTCATCCTCCATCAACTCAGAAGAGGATCGGTTGCGCTACTCTTCAGGATCAATTTATGATAGTGATAAGAGGTTGTATAGGAAGGATGTGGTTGGGTTCAATcaggatgaagaaattcaagaaaatatggCTAAAGAATTTGAGCTTTTTGACTCTCAGAATGGACAAGAAATTGAATCCCGAAGAACAGGTAGAGTTCCAGATTGGAGAAGTAAGGAGAGAAGCGAGGTAGAGGTGTTGCCCAGGGCAAGAAGAGTTGATCCTGAAGGTGTGAGGTACGCGTCCTCCATTAACTCAGAAGAGGGTCCTTCTGGTTACTGGTCGGGTTCAAATTATGATAATGATAAGAGGTTGTATAGGAAGGATGTGGATGAGTTCAGTCAGGTTGATTGTCCATTTGATGAGCGAGCAGAGCTTTTGAGGAAGTTTGATGAGCTAAAAGAGAAGCTCAGTCGGTTTGGTGATGTGTCTGAGTTGCCTAACGAAAAAGTCCCACTTGAAAGGAGGATGGCTCATCATGAAGGTTATGGAAATCCCATTGATCGGTTTCCTGAAAGCTCTACAAGGATCATGAATGGATCTTTGGCACAAAATCATGTTTCTGGTGAAAGGCCTCCCTACCTGAACCACTACAATGCGCCCTCTCCTTTTATGAATGCTCATGACATGGATGATGGTGGATTTTATCCACCTAGAGACCATATCCAGGGATATGGAGGTCCTCGAAGGTTCCAGTTTCTTGGTGGAGATCCATACCAAGCCCCGTCTCCGTTTCAATTGCAGCCATCTCATGCCCATTTTTCTGGGCGGTCAATGGACAATGAAATCCCACCTACAGATCCTTATCGACCTTACCCGCCTCAGGCTAATCCTCATCATCCATCTTGCAATTGTTTTCACTGCTGCAACGTCAATCAAATCCGTAGACGAGGTCCACCCAATGCTTTTGGTGAGAAAAGGTTCTCTGACATTTCGCAAAACCCAATGTTCTACCGTCATCAAAATAGTGGTGCATTTGGTAAGCAAGATTATAATCCTCAAAATGTCAATCCTCTCCCATTAAAGTCGCAGAATCCTCAATCACAAATGGCTCATTCTGGTGACCTGAATGCTGCTGTAGGTGGTTATGCTCGTCGACTTCCTCCCAGGGGTCAGCCTAGTGGACAACTATGTCTACCTGTGGCTGGTGGAGCCCCATTTTTAACGTGCTTCAATTGTTTTCAGCTGCTGCAATTGCCCAAGGAAGTCTTTCATGGTGGTAAAAGGCAAAAAATGAAATGTGGGTCATGTTCTGCAGTTATGATTATTGCAGTTTCAGACAATAAACTGTCTGTTTCTATTGCTGAACAAGTAGATAAAAGCACTAACAAGATGGGTCATCAACATAGAGTCATGTCGAATGAAGGGAATCGATACTCCAATGGTCATACAAACCGTCCTAGCATGACCTTTTCCTCTGAAGATTACGATACTTCTAAATATGATTTCCATGCAATGGATCAAGAACTCAGGTCACTGTCAACAGGCCGTGGAAGTTCCCTTAAATCTGCTGAGATGAGAAGCCTTTGTTCTACATCTTCACGCAGTTCAACGGAAGAGGGCAGCATCAATAAATTTGCTGCCACAATGGAAAAGTCTGACCCTGAGCTGCCAATGAAGGGTAAAGAATCTCCACCGCCAGCTGGTTCACCACTCCAAGAATACTTTGACCATTCTAACAAATATCATGTTGCCAACCGCCTGGATCATGGAAACAGAAGTGCGCGTTCAGATGCAGAGAAGCTGATGCAGAAAAAGACTACTTCAGAGCAAAACTCCTCTAAAGATTTAGCTGTAGCAACTGAGATGGACATACCATCCAATGAGTATGGTAACACTAGCTCATCTTTAGGGTCTGGTGTATATAGTAAAGAAGCAGACCAGCTGAAAGCCACTAAAGCATCATTTTTCTCTGGCATTATAAAGAACAGTTTTAAAGAATTCAGCCGATCTGATTCTTCTGAGGGGGAAAAAGCCAATATTACAGTTAATGGGCATCTTATACCAGATCGGTTGATTAAAAGGGCAGAAAAGCGTGCTGGACCAATACAACCTGGACATTACTG GTATGATTTTCGAGCTGGATTTTGGGGAGTGATTGGTGGTCCTTGTCTGGGCATTATCCCT CCATTTATTGAAGAATTTAACTATCCCATGCCTGATAACTGTGCTGGTGGAAGTACTGGAGTATTTGTCAATGGGAGAGAGCTTAATCCAAAGGATCTGAGGTTGCTTGCGAGTAGAGGCCTCCCAGCTGACAGAGACGGGTCTTATATTCTTGAAATTTCTGGCAGAGTCCTTGACGAGGATTCTGGTGTAGAGTTGGAGTGCCTGGGAAAACTTGCTCCGAC CGTTGAGAAAGCAAAGCGTGGTTTTGGCATGAGACCTCCCAAAGTAGAGGCATAA
- the LOC129886479 gene encoding uncharacterized protein LOC129886479 isoform X2: protein MSEQAKVRLVRCPKCENLLPELTDYSVYQCGGCGAVLRAKNKNGELDKFVDKSEEETVGGIVEKPENFDLSEKKLMNMADGSGYDVKSNTNSSSTRERRRALRDAPETYRTNLRNVADNWVNEDDRVMYKTSIDEQKQENMANEFEPFDSQNGKEIENRGIGRVTPYRSSRQRSEAGVLPRSIRANREDMRYSSSINSEEDRLRYSSGSIYDSDKRLYRKDVVGFNQDEEIQENMAKEFELFDSQNGQEIESRRTGRVPDWRSKERSEVEVLPRARRVDPEGVRYASSINSEEGPSGYWSGSNYDNDKRLYRKDVDEFSQVDCPFDERAELLRKFDELKEKLSRFGDVSELPNEKVPLERRMAHHEGYGNPIDRFPESSTRIMNGSLAQNHVSGERPPYLNHYNAPSPFMNAHDMDDGGFYPPRDHIQGYGGPRRFQFLGGDPYQAPSPFQLQPSHAHFSGRSMDNEIPPTDPYRPYPPQANPHHPSCNCFHCCNVNQIRRRGPPNAFGEKRFSDISQNPMFYRHQNSGAFGKQDYNPQNVNPLPLKSQNPQSQMAHSGDLNAAVGGYARRLPPRGQPSGQLCLPVAGGAPFLTCFNCFQLLQLPKEVFHGGKRQKMKCGSCSAVMIIAVSDNKLSVSIAEQVDKSTNKMGHQHRVMSNEGNRYSNGHTNRPSMTFSSEDYDTSKYDFHAMDQELRSLSTGRGSSLKSAEMRSLCSTSSRSSTEEGSINKFAATMEKSDPELPMKGKESPPPAGSPLQEYFDHSNKYHVANRLDHGNRSARSDAEKLMQKKTTSEQNSSKDLAVATEMDIPSNEYGNTSSSLGSGVYSKEADQLKATKASFFSGIIKNSFKEFSRSDSSEGEKANITVNGHLIPDRLIKRAEKRAGPIQPGHYWYDFRAGFWGVIGGPCLGIIPPFIEEFNYPMPDNCAGGSTGVFVNGRELNPKDLRLLASRGLPADRDGSYILEISGRVLDEDSGVELECLGKLAPTVEKAKRGFGMRPPKVEA from the exons ATGTCTGAACAAGCAAAGGTTCGTTTGGTTCGTTGTCCAAAGTGTGAGAATTTGCTACCGGAGCTCACTGATTATTCTGTTTACCAGTGTGGTGGTTGTGGTGCTGTTTTACGAG ctaaaaataaaaatggggaGTTGGATAAATTTGTAGACAAGTCTGAAGAAGAAACTGTGGGAGGAATTGTGGAGAAGCCTGAGAATTTTGATCTTTCAGAGAAGAAACTTATGAACATGGCTGATGGTTCCGGGTATGATGTCAAGTCAAATACTAATTCATCCAGCACAAGGGAGAGAAGGAGGGCCTTGCGCGATGCACCTGAAACTTACAGGACTAATTTGAGGAATGTTGCTGATAATTGGGTTAATGAGGATGACAGGGTGATGTATAAGACTAGCATTGatgaacaaaaacaagaaaatatggCCAACGAGTTTGAACCTTTTGACTCTCAGAATggaaaagaaattgaaaaccgAGGAATAGGCCGAGTTACTCCATATAGGAGTAGTAGGCAGAGAAGTGAGGCAGGGGTGTTGCCTAGGTCTATAAGAGCTAATCGTGAAGATATGAGGTATTCATCCTCCATCAACTCAGAAGAGGATCGGTTGCGCTACTCTTCAGGATCAATTTATGATAGTGATAAGAGGTTGTATAGGAAGGATGTGGTTGGGTTCAATcaggatgaagaaattcaagaaaatatggCTAAAGAATTTGAGCTTTTTGACTCTCAGAATGGACAAGAAATTGAATCCCGAAGAACAGGTAGAGTTCCAGATTGGAGAAGTAAGGAGAGAAGCGAGGTAGAGGTGTTGCCCAGGGCAAGAAGAGTTGATCCTGAAGGTGTGAGGTACGCGTCCTCCATTAACTCAGAAGAGGGTCCTTCTGGTTACTGGTCGGGTTCAAATTATGATAATGATAAGAGGTTGTATAGGAAGGATGTGGATGAGTTCAGTCAGGTTGATTGTCCATTTGATGAGCGAGCAGAGCTTTTGAGGAAGTTTGATGAGCTAAAAGAGAAGCTCAGTCGGTTTGGTGATGTGTCTGAGTTGCCTAACGAAAAAGTCCCACTTGAAAGGAGGATGGCTCATCATGAAGGTTATGGAAATCCCATTGATCGGTTTCCTGAAAGCTCTACAAGGATCATGAATGGATCTTTGGCACAAAATCATGTTTCTGGTGAAAGGCCTCCCTACCTGAACCACTACAATGCGCCCTCTCCTTTTATGAATGCTCATGACATGGATGATGGTGGATTTTATCCACCTAGAGACCATATCCAGGGATATGGAGGTCCTCGAAGGTTCCAGTTTCTTGGTGGAGATCCATACCAAGCCCCGTCTCCGTTTCAATTGCAGCCATCTCATGCCCATTTTTCTGGGCGGTCAATGGACAATGAAATCCCACCTACAGATCCTTATCGACCTTACCCGCCTCAGGCTAATCCTCATCATCCATCTTGCAATTGTTTTCACTGCTGCAACGTCAATCAAATCCGTAGACGAGGTCCACCCAATGCTTTTGGTGAGAAAAGGTTCTCTGACATTTCGCAAAACCCAATGTTCTACCGTCATCAAAATAGTGGTGCATTTGGTAAGCAAGATTATAATCCTCAAAATGTCAATCCTCTCCCATTAAAGTCGCAGAATCCTCAATCACAAATGGCTCATTCTGGTGACCTGAATGCTGCTGTAGGTGGTTATGCTCGTCGACTTCCTCCCAGGGGTCAGCCTAGTGGACAACTATGTCTACCTGTGGCTGGTGGAGCCCCATTTTTAACGTGCTTCAATTGTTTTCAGCTGCTGCAATTGCCCAAGGAAGTCTTTCATGGTGGTAAAAGGCAAAAAATGAAATGTGGGTCATGTTCTGCAGTTATGATTATTGCAGTTTCAGACAATAAACTGTCTGTTTCTATTGCTGAACAAGTAGATAAAAGCACTAACAAGATGGGTCATCAACATAGAGTCATGTCGAATGAAGGGAATCGATACTCCAATGGTCATACAAACCGTCCTAGCATGACCTTTTCCTCTGAAGATTACGATACTTCTAAATATGATTTCCATGCAATGGATCAAGAACTCAGGTCACTGTCAACAGGCCGTGGAAGTTCCCTTAAATCTGCTGAGATGAGAAGCCTTTGTTCTACATCTTCACGCAGTTCAACGGAAGAGGGCAGCATCAATAAATTTGCTGCCACAATGGAAAAGTCTGACCCTGAGCTGCCAATGAAGGGTAAAGAATCTCCACCGCCAGCTGGTTCACCACTCCAAGAATACTTTGACCATTCTAACAAATATCATGTTGCCAACCGCCTGGATCATGGAAACAGAAGTGCGCGTTCAGATGCAGAGAAGCTGATGCAGAAAAAGACTACTTCAGAGCAAAACTCCTCTAAAGATTTAGCTGTAGCAACTGAGATGGACATACCATCCAATGAGTATGGTAACACTAGCTCATCTTTAGGGTCTGGTGTATATAGTAAAGAAGCAGACCAGCTGAAAGCCACTAAAGCATCATTTTTCTCTGGCATTATAAAGAACAGTTTTAAAGAATTCAGCCGATCTGATTCTTCTGAGGGGGAAAAAGCCAATATTACAGTTAATGGGCATCTTATACCAGATCGGTTGATTAAAAGGGCAGAAAAGCGTGCTGGACCAATACAACCTGGACATTACTG GTATGATTTTCGAGCTGGATTTTGGGGAGTGATTGGTGGTCCTTGTCTGGGCATTATCCCT CCATTTATTGAAGAATTTAACTATCCCATGCCTGATAACTGTGCTGGTGGAAGTACTGGAGTATTTGTCAATGGGAGAGAGCTTAATCCAAAGGATCTGAGGTTGCTTGCGAGTAGAGGCCTCCCAGCTGACAGAGACGGGTCTTATATTCTTGAAATTTCTGGCAGAGTCCTTGACGAGGATTCTGGTGTAGAGTTGGAGTGCCTGGGAAAACTTGCTCCGAC CGTTGAGAAAGCAAAGCGTGGTTTTGGCATGAGACCTCCCAAAGTAGAGGCATAA
- the LOC129886479 gene encoding uncharacterized protein LOC129886479 isoform X3, which yields MSEQAKVRLVRCPKCENLLPELTDYSVYQCGGCGAVLRVTAKNKNGELDKFVDKSEEETVGGIVEKPENFDLSEKKLMNMADGSGYDVKSNTNSSSTRERRRALRDAPETYRTNLRNVADNWVNEDDRVMYKTSIDEQKQENMANEFEPFDSQNGKEIENRGIGRVTPYRSSRQRSEAGVLPRSIRANREDMRYSSSINSEEDRLRYSSGSIYDSDKRLYRKDVVGFNQDEEIQENMAKEFELFDSQNGQEIESRRTGRVPDWRSKERSEVEVLPRARRVDPEGVRYASSINSEEGPSGYWSGSNYDNDKRLYRKDVDEFSQVDCPFDERAELLRKFDELKEKLSRFGDVSELPNEKVPLERRMAHHEGYGNPIDRFPESSTRIMNGSLAQNHVSGERPPYLNHYNAPSPFMNAHDMDDGGFYPPRDHIQGYGGPRRFQFLGGDPYQAPSPFQLQPSHAHFSGRSMDNEIPPTDPYRPYPPQANPHHPSCNCFHCCNVNQIRRRGPPNAFGEKRFSDISQNPMFYRHQNSGAFGGYARRLPPRGQPSGQLCLPVAGGAPFLTCFNCFQLLQLPKEVFHGGKRQKMKCGSCSAVMIIAVSDNKLSVSIAEQVDKSTNKMGHQHRVMSNEGNRYSNGHTNRPSMTFSSEDYDTSKYDFHAMDQELRSLSTGRGSSLKSAEMRSLCSTSSRSSTEEGSINKFAATMEKSDPELPMKGKESPPPAGSPLQEYFDHSNKYHVANRLDHGNRSARSDAEKLMQKKTTSEQNSSKDLAVATEMDIPSNEYGNTSSSLGSGVYSKEADQLKATKASFFSGIIKNSFKEFSRSDSSEGEKANITVNGHLIPDRLIKRAEKRAGPIQPGHYWYDFRAGFWGVIGGPCLGIIPPFIEEFNYPMPDNCAGGSTGVFVNGRELNPKDLRLLASRGLPADRDGSYILEISGRVLDEDSGVELECLGKLAPTVEKAKRGFGMRPPKVEA from the exons ATGTCTGAACAAGCAAAGGTTCGTTTGGTTCGTTGTCCAAAGTGTGAGAATTTGCTACCGGAGCTCACTGATTATTCTGTTTACCAGTGTGGTGGTTGTGGTGCTGTTTTACGAG TTAcagctaaaaataaaaatggggaGTTGGATAAATTTGTAGACAAGTCTGAAGAAGAAACTGTGGGAGGAATTGTGGAGAAGCCTGAGAATTTTGATCTTTCAGAGAAGAAACTTATGAACATGGCTGATGGTTCCGGGTATGATGTCAAGTCAAATACTAATTCATCCAGCACAAGGGAGAGAAGGAGGGCCTTGCGCGATGCACCTGAAACTTACAGGACTAATTTGAGGAATGTTGCTGATAATTGGGTTAATGAGGATGACAGGGTGATGTATAAGACTAGCATTGatgaacaaaaacaagaaaatatggCCAACGAGTTTGAACCTTTTGACTCTCAGAATggaaaagaaattgaaaaccgAGGAATAGGCCGAGTTACTCCATATAGGAGTAGTAGGCAGAGAAGTGAGGCAGGGGTGTTGCCTAGGTCTATAAGAGCTAATCGTGAAGATATGAGGTATTCATCCTCCATCAACTCAGAAGAGGATCGGTTGCGCTACTCTTCAGGATCAATTTATGATAGTGATAAGAGGTTGTATAGGAAGGATGTGGTTGGGTTCAATcaggatgaagaaattcaagaaaatatggCTAAAGAATTTGAGCTTTTTGACTCTCAGAATGGACAAGAAATTGAATCCCGAAGAACAGGTAGAGTTCCAGATTGGAGAAGTAAGGAGAGAAGCGAGGTAGAGGTGTTGCCCAGGGCAAGAAGAGTTGATCCTGAAGGTGTGAGGTACGCGTCCTCCATTAACTCAGAAGAGGGTCCTTCTGGTTACTGGTCGGGTTCAAATTATGATAATGATAAGAGGTTGTATAGGAAGGATGTGGATGAGTTCAGTCAGGTTGATTGTCCATTTGATGAGCGAGCAGAGCTTTTGAGGAAGTTTGATGAGCTAAAAGAGAAGCTCAGTCGGTTTGGTGATGTGTCTGAGTTGCCTAACGAAAAAGTCCCACTTGAAAGGAGGATGGCTCATCATGAAGGTTATGGAAATCCCATTGATCGGTTTCCTGAAAGCTCTACAAGGATCATGAATGGATCTTTGGCACAAAATCATGTTTCTGGTGAAAGGCCTCCCTACCTGAACCACTACAATGCGCCCTCTCCTTTTATGAATGCTCATGACATGGATGATGGTGGATTTTATCCACCTAGAGACCATATCCAGGGATATGGAGGTCCTCGAAGGTTCCAGTTTCTTGGTGGAGATCCATACCAAGCCCCGTCTCCGTTTCAATTGCAGCCATCTCATGCCCATTTTTCTGGGCGGTCAATGGACAATGAAATCCCACCTACAGATCCTTATCGACCTTACCCGCCTCAGGCTAATCCTCATCATCCATCTTGCAATTGTTTTCACTGCTGCAACGTCAATCAAATCCGTAGACGAGGTCCACCCAATGCTTTTGGTGAGAAAAGGTTCTCTGACATTTCGCAAAACCCAATGTTCTACCGTCATCAAAATAGTGGTGCATTTG GTGGTTATGCTCGTCGACTTCCTCCCAGGGGTCAGCCTAGTGGACAACTATGTCTACCTGTGGCTGGTGGAGCCCCATTTTTAACGTGCTTCAATTGTTTTCAGCTGCTGCAATTGCCCAAGGAAGTCTTTCATGGTGGTAAAAGGCAAAAAATGAAATGTGGGTCATGTTCTGCAGTTATGATTATTGCAGTTTCAGACAATAAACTGTCTGTTTCTATTGCTGAACAAGTAGATAAAAGCACTAACAAGATGGGTCATCAACATAGAGTCATGTCGAATGAAGGGAATCGATACTCCAATGGTCATACAAACCGTCCTAGCATGACCTTTTCCTCTGAAGATTACGATACTTCTAAATATGATTTCCATGCAATGGATCAAGAACTCAGGTCACTGTCAACAGGCCGTGGAAGTTCCCTTAAATCTGCTGAGATGAGAAGCCTTTGTTCTACATCTTCACGCAGTTCAACGGAAGAGGGCAGCATCAATAAATTTGCTGCCACAATGGAAAAGTCTGACCCTGAGCTGCCAATGAAGGGTAAAGAATCTCCACCGCCAGCTGGTTCACCACTCCAAGAATACTTTGACCATTCTAACAAATATCATGTTGCCAACCGCCTGGATCATGGAAACAGAAGTGCGCGTTCAGATGCAGAGAAGCTGATGCAGAAAAAGACTACTTCAGAGCAAAACTCCTCTAAAGATTTAGCTGTAGCAACTGAGATGGACATACCATCCAATGAGTATGGTAACACTAGCTCATCTTTAGGGTCTGGTGTATATAGTAAAGAAGCAGACCAGCTGAAAGCCACTAAAGCATCATTTTTCTCTGGCATTATAAAGAACAGTTTTAAAGAATTCAGCCGATCTGATTCTTCTGAGGGGGAAAAAGCCAATATTACAGTTAATGGGCATCTTATACCAGATCGGTTGATTAAAAGGGCAGAAAAGCGTGCTGGACCAATACAACCTGGACATTACTG GTATGATTTTCGAGCTGGATTTTGGGGAGTGATTGGTGGTCCTTGTCTGGGCATTATCCCT CCATTTATTGAAGAATTTAACTATCCCATGCCTGATAACTGTGCTGGTGGAAGTACTGGAGTATTTGTCAATGGGAGAGAGCTTAATCCAAAGGATCTGAGGTTGCTTGCGAGTAGAGGCCTCCCAGCTGACAGAGACGGGTCTTATATTCTTGAAATTTCTGGCAGAGTCCTTGACGAGGATTCTGGTGTAGAGTTGGAGTGCCTGGGAAAACTTGCTCCGAC CGTTGAGAAAGCAAAGCGTGGTTTTGGCATGAGACCTCCCAAAGTAGAGGCATAA